TGGGGAGATGAGTTGCCATTACCGCAGTTTACCGCTGCTTTACGCTCGGGAAAGCGATGATGTCGTCGCCGCGCTCGAGACAGTGGCCAGCCCGAACAAGATCAAGAAAGTTCTGAAACAATATGAGCCGATGAAGCGAATGATCTATCAGGGCCGTGGTGCCAAGGTACGGGCGATGTTTGATCGCGACAACCTGCCCCGCAAGGAGCAGGCATTGCGCAACCGGATCAAATCCGCCGGTTTCTGGATGCGCTAACCAGCCTCTCCAACGCGCTGCCTCCGCGGAAGAGTGCCTTAATTGCCCCTGTCGGATCGTGAGCGACGCGAGGGTAGCGCCAATTTGCAGCTTGCCTTACGGGGCGTGGCAGAGTGTTCTTACGCGCGAAACAACTTCCGACCAGTGAGGTCGACTATCCAGGGGAGCACATCCAATGTCTGAAGCGCCAAGCTACGGGTTCGACACATTGCAAATTCACGCCGGCGCCAAGCCGGATCCGGCCACCGGAGCGCGACAGACGCCGATCTACCAGACCACGGCCTATGTGTTTCGCGATGCGGATCATGCGGCGGCCCTGTTCAACCTTCAGGAAGTCGGCTTCATCTATTCGCGCCTGACCAACCCGACCGTGGCCGTACTTCAGGAGCGCATTGCAACCCTGGAAGGCGGCGTCGGCGCGGTCTGCTGCTCCTCCGGCCATGCAGCACAGATCATGGCGTTGTTCCCGCTGATGGGACCGGGATGCAATGTGGTCGCCTCGACCCGGCTTTACGGGGGTACCGTCACCCAGTTCAGCCAGACTATCAAACGCTTTGGCTGGTCGGCTAAATTCGTGGACTTTGACGACCCTGAGGCTGTGGCCGCAGCCATTGATGACGACACGCGGGCAGTATTTGGCGAATCTGTTGCAAACCCTGGCGGCTACGTCACGGATATTCGCTCCATTGCGGATGTCGCGGATGCGGCGGGTGTCCCGCTGATCATCGACAACACCTCTGCCACGCCCTATCTCTGCAGTCCGATTGCTCATGGTGCGACGCTGGTTGTGCATTCCACCACGAAATACCTGACCGGCAATGGTACCGTCACCGGCGGTGTGATTGTCGATTCCGGAAAATTCGACTGGTCCGCAAATGACAAATTCCCGTCGCTGTCCCAGCCCGAGCCGGCCTATCACGGGCTGAAGTTCCACGAGACCTTTGGCGGGCTGGCCTTCACCTTCCATGGTATCGCCATCGGCCTGCGCGATCTGGGCATGACCATGAACCCACAGGCAGCGCATTATACGCTGATGGGGGTCGAGACCCTCAGCCTGCGGATGGAACGCCACTGCGAGAATGCAAAAACCGTTGCCTCCTGGCTGGAGCAAGATCCGCGCGTGGACTATGTGACCTACGCTGGTCTACCCTCGTCGCCATATCACGCCCGTGCCAAGGAGCACTATCCCAAGGGCACCGGCGGGCTGTTCACCTTTGCTGTGAAGGGCGGCTATGACGCCTGCGTCAAACTGGTGAACTCACTGGAAATCTTCAGCCATGTCGCCAACCTTGGCGATACCCGCTCGCTGATTATTCACTCTGCTTCGACCACCCATCGCCAGCTGACACCTGAACAGCAGGAGGCTGCCGGGGCCGGGGCGAATGTCGTGCGCGTCTCTATCGGCATTGAAAACGCCGATGACCTGATTGCCGATCTGGATCAGGCCCTGAGCAAGGCGAGCAGTTGAGCCGCCAATCTCGAGCCAGTGTTACACCCTAAGGAAAAGGCCGGGACGTCCCGGCCTTTTCTAGTTCTCAGTCGTTTGTCGGCAGTTTGATATCGTAAACCACGGAAACGCTATGGCTGAAATTCAGCTCCCCCGCCTCGATTGGCATTGGGGCGCTGCGGGCCATCTCCATCGCCATCATCGGCTGACCACCGCCGGTGTCGCGATCATGAATTGACCGCACAGGGCCCAGCTCAACTCCGGCGGCTTCTGCCAGTTGGGCTGCTTTGCGCCGCGCATCCTTCACAGCGGCGCCGCGGATCTGGTCCTGCACTTTGGCCGGATCGGCAACACCGAAACTCAACCCACGGAAATCATTGGCGCCAACCTTCAGCACCTGATCCAGCACCTCGCCCAGCCGATCCAGATCACGTATGCGCAGGGCCAGGGTATTGGAGGCATTGAACCCGGTGATTTTGCGGCGCCCGTCGGAATAACTGCGATCCTGCGACCATACAGGGTTCAGCGAAATCTGCTGGGTCTGCATATCTTCTGCGGCAATGCCGGCCGCGCGCAACTCATCGACCACCGCGACCATCTTGGTGGAGACGGCGGACATGGCCAGCGCGGCCTCTTCCGCCTCCTCGGTGACCCCGAGGGTGATTGTCGCCAGCGTCGGGGTGACGGCGATACGCGCCTCGCCGGTGACCGAGATCTGGCGATCCACCGGGGTTTCCTGCGCATGGGCAAGCCCTGTTGCCAGCAGAACCGCCAGCGCGGAGGCAAAGATATGTCTAGCTTTCATCGAACTGCTCCTTTTCTGGGGTGTAACATGGGGATGGCAATTGACCGCCTGCAAGGGGGAAATCGTGTCTTTTCCTTTCCCTTGCGCGCGCTCTGCCTTATGGTCTGCGCCAAGATCGCCCTGCCACACAGGGGTATGGGCATACTAAAGCTGAAGGCGTGTTTGCATCATGAAACCGGGGTTTGCACTTTCTCTGTCCTCCACCGGCGTTGGCCTATTGCAACGTGCCGCCGGGGGCTGGCGCCAGATTGGCACGGTTTCGCTGGATGTCGAAGATCTGAGCGCCGCACTGGCAGATCTGCGCCAGCTGGGCGAACGCTATGCCCAGGGACCAATCGCGTGCAAGCTGATCATCCCGAACGATCAGATTCGATACCTGACGCTTGACACCGGAACCACCGATCTCGACAGCCGCCGTGCCGCTGCCGAGCAGGGCCTGGATGGGGCGACCCCGTATCGCGTGGATGAGCTGGCCTTCGACCTGAGTGAGGACGGGGCAAAGACACATGTGGCTGCCGTCGCCCGCGAGACTTTGCAAGAGGCTGAAGATTTTGCGCTGATGCATGGGTTTCTGC
The nucleotide sequence above comes from Phaeobacter inhibens DSM 16374. Encoded proteins:
- a CDS encoding O-acetylhomoserine aminocarboxypropyltransferase/cysteine synthase family protein: MSEAPSYGFDTLQIHAGAKPDPATGARQTPIYQTTAYVFRDADHAAALFNLQEVGFIYSRLTNPTVAVLQERIATLEGGVGAVCCSSGHAAQIMALFPLMGPGCNVVASTRLYGGTVTQFSQTIKRFGWSAKFVDFDDPEAVAAAIDDDTRAVFGESVANPGGYVTDIRSIADVADAAGVPLIIDNTSATPYLCSPIAHGATLVVHSTTKYLTGNGTVTGGVIVDSGKFDWSANDKFPSLSQPEPAYHGLKFHETFGGLAFTFHGIAIGLRDLGMTMNPQAAHYTLMGVETLSLRMERHCENAKTVASWLEQDPRVDYVTYAGLPSSPYHARAKEHYPKGTGGLFTFAVKGGYDACVKLVNSLEIFSHVANLGDTRSLIIHSASTTHRQLTPEQQEAAGAGANVVRVSIGIENADDLIADLDQALSKASS
- a CDS encoding SIMPL domain-containing protein, translating into MKARHIFASALAVLLATGLAHAQETPVDRQISVTGEARIAVTPTLATITLGVTEEAEEAALAMSAVSTKMVAVVDELRAAGIAAEDMQTQQISLNPVWSQDRSYSDGRRKITGFNASNTLALRIRDLDRLGEVLDQVLKVGANDFRGLSFGVADPAKVQDQIRGAAVKDARRKAAQLAEAAGVELGPVRSIHDRDTGGGQPMMAMEMARSAPMPIEAGELNFSHSVSVVYDIKLPTND